Genomic window (Gemmatimonadota bacterium):
CCGAGCCGTTCCTGCGCGTCTGGGAGGCCAGACGGCAGGGATCGCCGCTCCGCCTGGAAGTCGACGACCCTGTCGTCAGCGGCTACTACGCCCTGGCCGAGCGCGCCGCGGACTTCGTGGACCGGTACCAGGAGGAAAGAGGCTCATGAGCGCACGGTGGGTGTGCATCGCGCTGCTCCTCTCGCTGCCGGCCTGCGGCTACAACCGCATCCAGGAGCTGGATGAGCGAGCCGACGAGACGCGCGGCAACATTGATACGGAGCTACTGCGCCGCAACGACCTGATCCCCAACCTGGTCGCAACGGTGGACGAGGCCGCGGCCTTCGAGCGGGAGACGTTCACGGAGGTGGCGCGTGCGCGGGCCGGGCTGACCCGGGCGCGGGAGCAGGTAGCGGCGGCGGTGCAGGGAGGCGCGGCGGCGCAGGAGCTGAGCCGGGCGAGCCAGGCCGTGAGCGAAAATCTGAGGCTGTTCCTGAATGTGGCCGTCGAGGCCTACCCCACGTTGCGGGCCAACCAGAACTTCGTAGCGCTGCAGGACGAGCTGACGGAGACAGAAAACCGGATCGCGGTGGCGCGCCGGGATTACAACGAGGCGGTTCGCACGTACAACACCTACATCCGGCAATTCCCTCAGCTCCTCACGGCGAAGGTGGTGGGTGCGGAGCGGAGGCAGCCGTTCGAGGCGCCGGTCGGTGCGCAGCAGCCGCCCGAAGTCCGGTTCCGCCGGGAGGCCGAGCCGGGCCGCTGAGCAGGAGGCGAGGAAAAGCCGGCTCTGCCGTTCTTGACACTGCCGCCGTGAGTTGCGCATCCTTGAAGTGGTCCCGGGTGTGCCCGGCCCCTCACCCCACTGGGGCGGGATCCCTTCAGCGATCAAAACGAACGCTTACAGCCGCAGGGAGGCATCATGACACGTTCCACCATTCTTGCGTTTGCGCTGCTCGGCTGGCTGGCGGCGCCGGCGCTGGCGCAGGACAAGCTGCTGGGGAAGTGCAAGGCGCAACAGGGGCCGGCGAACCTCCCCGAGGATGCGCGCGGCCAGTTCCAATTTCTGTGCGCCCAGGTGGTGAACACCATCACAGGCGCGCAGCCGGCGGTGGGGATAGCCTTCTCGGGTGGGAACCCGGTGCTGGGCACGGGCACGACGTTGGGCACCCGTTTGGGCTCGATTCCCCGAATCAGTGTGACCGCGCGCGCCAACCTCGCCGCCGCACAGGCGCCCAAGCTGTTCCAGAACTTCGCGGCTCTGATCACGGACAATCAGGGCGCCCTGAAGGCCATGGAAACGACCGGGCTTCCCGTGGGATCGCTTCAGGCGGACGTCTCGATCGGCGTTTTTAACGGCTTCTCGCTGGCTCCCATGGTGGGCGGCGTGGGCGCCGTGGACGTGCTGGGAAGCGTCGCATTCATCCCCAAGATCGAGCGGGTCGGGATCCAGGAAACCATCCGGAACATTGGCGGCGGCTTGCGAGTTGGAGTCCTGAAGCAGGGCCTGCTGGCACCGGGAGTGTCCGTCACTGGCATGTACCGGCGCATGAGTGACGTGAGCTTCGGCCCCGATACGTTGGACGCCGGGCACCCCGGCAATTTCCGAAGCGATCTCCAGACCGTGAGCCTCCGCGCAGTGGCCAGTAAGGGCATCCTGATGCTCGACTTCGCCGTCGGCGCCGGCTACGACCGCTACAGCAGTGATGTAGCCTTTGGCTGGTTCCTCGAATGCGGGAAGAACGACTGCAAGAAGGCCAACAACGGGAAGTCCATTGCCGCGACCGGTCAGGTGAGTGGCGAGCTGCAGACCAACGCCTGGAACGTCTTTGGCGACGTCGCCCTGAATCTGCTGCTGCTGAATGTGGTTGCGGAAGTCGGCTACCAGAAGGCCACTGAACTGCTGGACGTGGACGATCTGCGCAAGCACAACCTGAAGCAGCAGCAACTGACCAGGGAGGACCTGAGCGGCGGCCGTCTGTTCGGCAGTTTCGGACTGCGCCTCGCGCTCTGATCGTGACCGGCAGCACCGTAGACAGCGCCGGGCCGGTCCCCGGGGAGCGGCCCGGCGCCCTTTTCGACCGCCGCGCAGGCGGCGGCTGGCGGGAACGGCTGGCGTGGCACGCTCTCGAGTACGGCATTGCGCCGGTCGCCAACCGCTTCCCGTACATGCTGGGCGGGCTCACCTTCTTCGGGATCCTCGCCCTCCTGGTCACGGGCGTCCTGCTGGACCAGTTCTACAACCCGGCGGCGGTCGGCGCCCACGACAGCATAGTCTTCATCATCAGCCGGGTCCCAGGGGGGAATTGGTTGCGCTCGCTGCATTACTGGAGCACGAGCGTGGTGCTGGTGAGCGTGTTTCTGCACCTGATCTACGTTTTCTGGCGGCGCAGCTACTTCCGGCCGCGGGAGGTGACGTGGTGGACGGGCGCGGCGCAGTTGCTGGTGCTCTTCGCGCTGGCCTTCACCGGCACCGTGCTGCGTGCGGATCAGGAAGGGGG
Coding sequences:
- a CDS encoding LemA family protein, yielding MSARWVCIALLLSLPACGYNRIQELDERADETRGNIDTELLRRNDLIPNLVATVDEAAAFERETFTEVARARAGLTRAREQVAAAVQGGAAAQELSRASQAVSENLRLFLNVAVEAYPTLRANQNFVALQDELTETENRIAVARRDYNEAVRTYNTYIRQFPQLLTAKVVGAERRQPFEAPVGAQQPPEVRFRREAEPGR